The DNA segment GGTACACTCGGCCTAAAGTGCAATTCAACCAATTTTATGCTCTCGCAAGCATGCGGTCGAGAGCCTTCTTTGCATCGATTGCAATCTCTTTATCTACTTCGATTAAATTAGTAGGATCCCCCTGCGCGATTGACTCTAGCGACCATGCTAGATGAGGCAAGTCGATTCGGTTCATCGTCAAACAAGGACACATGTTTGGGTTCAGGGAAATAATATGCTGATCCGGATGTTCTTGGATGATTCGATTAACGAGATTCATCTCTGTACCGACTGCCCACGAGCTGCCAGGTGGAGCTTGCTCAATTGTTTTAATAATATGATTCGTAGAACCGGCGTCATCAGATAAGGCGACCACTTCCCTGCGGCATTCCGGATGAACGATGATTCTCATCTCAGAATACTGCTCCCGGACTTGGTGTACGTTGGCTACAGTAAAGTTCTCGTGGACAGAACAATGGCCTTTCCACAAAATCACTTTGATATCATCAAGATGCCCTTCATAGACAAGCTCCTCGTTAATCGGATCCCAGACGGCCATGTCATTAAGAGAGATGCCGAGATCGTAAGCAGTATTTCGACCTAGATGTTGATCAGGTAAGAAGAGGATCCGCTCCTTTTGAGTGAAAGCCCATTGAATCATTTTCTCGGCATTCGACGAAGTGACGGTTGCCCCCCCATGCTTTCCGACAAATGCTTTAATGGCAGCTGTTGAGTTGACATAGGTCAACGGGAGAATGGTGTCACCGAAATCTGCCATCAACTGCTCCCATGCTTTTTCCGTCTGGGTGAAATTTGCCATATCGGCCATCGTACAGCCTGCCCGCATATCTGGCAGATACACTTTTTGATCATCTCTTGTTAGAATATCCGCTGTTTCGGCCATAAAATGGACACCACAAAAGACAATGGCCTCCGCTTCATGCTGGGAAGCAGAAATTTGAGCCAGCTGCAATGAATCTCCTCGTGAATCGGCATATTCAATGACTTCATCTTTTTGATAGTGATGGCCAGGTAAGAACAGACGCGTCCCCATTTGTTTCTTTACCTGGCGAACACGTTCAGCTAGCTCGCTGTTATCCATTTGCATATATTTGTCCGGAATTGTCGGTGTAGAGCTTTTCATTGTTTCAAAAATATTCATCCCTGACTCCTCCTCTCTTTCATATCTACGTTGACACTGATATCTAGTGAGGGTGCAGAGTGTGTTAAACAGCCTAAGGAAATATAATCAACACCGCAGTCGCTGTAATTTAAAAGGTCTTTTATTGCAATCCCTCCAGATGCTTCGGTCGTGATG comes from the Halobacillus shinanisalinarum genome and includes:
- the nadA gene encoding quinolinate synthase NadA, encoding MNIFETMKSSTPTIPDKYMQMDNSELAERVRQVKKQMGTRLFLPGHHYQKDEVIEYADSRGDSLQLAQISASQHEAEAIVFCGVHFMAETADILTRDDQKVYLPDMRAGCTMADMANFTQTEKAWEQLMADFGDTILPLTYVNSTAAIKAFVGKHGGATVTSSNAEKMIQWAFTQKERILFLPDQHLGRNTAYDLGISLNDMAVWDPINEELVYEGHLDDIKVILWKGHCSVHENFTVANVHQVREQYSEMRIIVHPECRREVVALSDDAGSTNHIIKTIEQAPPGSSWAVGTEMNLVNRIIQEHPDQHIISLNPNMCPCLTMNRIDLPHLAWSLESIAQGDPTNLIEVDKEIAIDAKKALDRMLARA